Proteins encoded by one window of Sphaerodactylus townsendi isolate TG3544 linkage group LG02, MPM_Stown_v2.3, whole genome shotgun sequence:
- the TMEM251 gene encoding transmembrane protein 251 has translation MMNFRQRMGWIGVGLYLIASAAAFYYVFEINETYNRLALEHIQQLPAKLRDESTWMHSLKTRLLSLPFWLWTVIFLVPYLQMFLFLYSCTRADPKTVGYCIIPICLAVICNRHQTFVKASNQISRLQLIDT, from the coding sequence ATGATGAACTTCCGCCAGAGGATGGGATGGATTGGTGTGGGATTATATCTAATAGCAAGTGCAGCAGCCTTCTACTATGTTTTTGAAATCAACGAGACTTATAACAGACTGGCACTGGAACACATTCAGCAACTCCCTGCAAAGCTCAGAGACGAAAGCACCTGGATGCATTCCTTAAAGACACGACTGCTGTCCTTGCCTTTTTGGCTGTGGACCGTTATCTTTTTAGTCCCCTATTTGCAGATGTTCTTGTTCCTGTATTCGTGCACCAGAGCCGATCCCAAAACGGTGGGTTACTGCATCATTCCTATCTGCTTGGCTGTCATTTGCAATCGTCACCAAACGTTCGTGAAGGCCTCCAATCAAATCAGCAGACTCCAGTTGATTGACACTTAA